The genome window GAAAATTTCATACAACAATCTACTGGCGGCGGCGCCCGGCACTAAACATTATTACAATTTCAAATTTCCCTAGTCATTTTGTACAATCATATCCGGCGGAGCCGGGTGCCCGAATAATACAATAATCGCCGGTGATACGAAATGCGGTACAATCGGTCGTGTATCAATAATACATACAACTTTAACTTATTTAAACAATTTAACAGTATTAAAAAATCCTAACGTAAACTAGGGCCCTAAATAAACGTATATAAAATACTAGTACAGCGACGACGGAGTCGCGCCCGGCGCGGACCGAGACGGAGgtataaaaaattaataacgtCATTAACAAAAATGTAATCGAATAGAAAATATGAATACATAACTTGGATAAAATCGATCGCGTATTAGTCTAACACTGGAGGGCTGCGCTTGTGTCTCGTGTGACAGGGAGCGCATCACTTGGCGGGCGCCACCGCGGCGCCGCGCGAGCTGATCTCCAGCTCGCCCAGCCGCTTCCACAGCTCGTCGCGCTCCTTCTCGCGCTTCTTCTCTCTGCAACACACACCGCACCGGCGTCAGCGCgctgtctctctctctcacgCCAGCGCCACACACGCTGCTGTGTGTACGCGGCCAGTACGAGCCGCAAGAGACAAACATTTCAGTGTCGGTTGCGCCTTGCACCATACCCTCAGTCACCGTTAAATCGTCCGCTAGATTTGATTTTTGATTGTATGGCATGTTTCATAGTTCTCTGTTGCGTGACGTTGATCGGTCTATTAATTGTGGTtgatgcaactggcccttattatacaaaattatgCACACGCCACGTTCCTGGGTGAATTGCAGAAAATATGTACCTTTCGGATTTCGTAACTAAACAGAGAATAAACGAAACTGATAGCTTAAGGCGTACATTTTAAACCTAAGCCTAGTTTCGTTACGTAACGAAACTGAGAAGGATATATGAGAAATcgtaccctcaaaaaatatttatcgtcAAACGTGTCATATATTGTTTTAAAACCTTATAAATTTGAAGGAAGCAGAGTAGAAACTAGAAACAATCGTTTATGAATAATCGATTATCGTACACAGCTTGTGTACGATAATCGAACTATTTACTGGGAAACTCGCCGTTAAAGGTGGGTCCACACGTCACAGACTTTAGTCTGCGCAGCGTGTCTGTACAGACTTAAGTCGGTGCAAATGGGACGTGTGGATGTGAAGTCTCAAGTCTGTAACGACATCTGTGCATTTTTGTATCTGACATCAAAAAGTCGGCGCAGACATGCGTGTTTGCGCCGACTACTGCACTGTGTGGACGCATGTTCAGACTTGTTTGGGTCAACTTACGACAACTTTGGTTAATTAATTCACAGTttgctttgtttttattataaaaatgaacGATTTAAGAAAATATTCAAGAGAATTCTTAGTTGAATTTATAGATCTATATAAGTCCCTTCCAGCTGTATGGAAAATTAAGTCCAAAGAGTACAGTAATAGGGATATGAAGACGTCCGCACACCACGAGGTTTAAGGAACAACTAACATGTCTGTATCGTGTGGACGATGTGAGTCGCACATACTTTTGTCCGAGCAACAGTCTGCGCAGCGCAAGTCTGCACCGTCTGGACCCAGCTTTAATCACCCTGAGATTCTTAAACCACTAACACCACGCATCCATGAGCCACTTCGCTGAAAAACAAAATGGTTGTTGCTGTGTTCAACGATTTGACAGTTGTGCCACCGTGTTGCCAGAATAATGAGAAGTAATTATACtaataatttaaacaatatttggGATTAATCCTCCGTAACTAACCGTGAGTAACGAAAGTTGTAAAAGTTGGGACAGTATGTATTAATTCCAAAATTACATATTATTCccaataaaagtaaatatattcgTACTGAACATAAAGAAGAACTTATAAGGACTGAATAATGTACAGGTAAACTTTTAAGAAGCTAATATTAATCGTAACAAACTTTCTCGATAGAAATACGCTCGACATTGGGACATCATTATACTGTTGTGAAGTACTGCATGCAtcacagaaaaaataataataataagaaaagctATAATTGTTAGAAGATGGTTTTTATATGAATTGTAAGAAGTACTTATAATTAGAAAAtcccaaattattccaaaacaagttaaagatattttttattaataagtgcTATTATAGTGTGAAAGACTACTTTAACGaaaaacatgattaaaatgatctcataatatgtacctacctaatgaaaattgtaaatatttgtaattgttaagctagtagtttttaagttaactgtagtataggtataatatgttGCTGTGTCCTTACAGGGCGTCACTTAAACTAACCCAATAATATGTACCACCTGTAACTGGtttgtgatatgcaataaatgattctattctattctattctacttttattaaattaacatatttCCGATGTGTCTTATTctcgaaatatatttttaaatcctcCGTGTTTTCACGGGACACTAAACACGCTAAAAGGTACATATTTTCTGCAATTCACCCTCCTAGAGTTAGCTAGCCTGTTTTGCAAATTTTAGCAACATTTTGacccgacaaaaaaaaatctcattattgtattgttacagtaaaaacaaatataataatattaatgggtgaatcaactttttcttgtcactcgttgccatggttacgttctcctgggtcactctttaaaacctgatttttaggcatttaaattcaccaaactcgcttttttgtgatacttatacaCCCTTTCCAATGAGGGTCGTCttccaagcgtgtcagaagaaggtggtgtacaatttcttctaacaaactatactactattgtctcttggctgaccggacagaataacaacaaaaaatagttgatccaccctaaTAATTAACTCACTTCTGCCGTTCCGCCTTATAGCTGGCGGTGAGTTCGTCAAAGAGCTTGGAGTTCATTTCCATGAAGGTCTTGAGCACGTTGTAGACGAGCGCCACGATGGTCTGGTTCCAGTGCTCCTTGCTCATGCGGTACAGCGACGGGAACATGATGGGCATGATCACGTGGTTGTTCTCCTCCATCAGCGACATTATGTACTCGTTGTTCCAGAAGTAGAGCGCCCTCTCCGCAACctggccacagaataaataatactactaagcagggatgttgcgaacatccgcatccgcaaccgcggaacttccgcattattttcaacatccgcatctgcatccgcatccgcataaaatcggtgcggagcttatgcggatgtcgaacaagtcggtaggtacaggaacgtcttagcatcggcgtaagtgttagactagtgctaggtaatttagtcattagccaaaaaaacctattagaaatgagcagtcaagcgtgagtgggacttaatgtattgaacccttggaacgcgagtccgattagcacttggccgggtttttgaaataaaaattactaaaatgtaatatttggcgtttttatgtacctatcttgacatccgcatccgcatccgcggatgtcagcctttaaaaatccgcatccgcatccgcatccgcggatgtcaaaaaatcggcatccgcaacatccctggtactaagtacagaagactcactctctaacaaaacgcgtctgttacgatcagcacagatatggccgctgggtgacgacagcgccacgcgcgcgcggcttatggctttccccaaaattggggcggaacggatgtacttttagctacctgtagcaaagcgacgaaatcgcggagtaagcCACGCCTGACCTGGCGCAAAAGGCAAACACTCAACACCCGGTCAGAGAgaatatgatattatataacaataGATAGGTTACTCATTcataaggagcacaaaaaatacttccatatttatttatatacctacaaagaaatctgttattattGATTAATTATCGCATTCCATTCCTCTATGTCATACTAGTGACAACATGTTAAACATGAGCTTGTCTCTTTTTCTTTCGGAGAGTGGGAGCTCATTAGCACTTGCACATTGCAACATTGCATTGCTTGCGCATTTGGATCTCTATCACACATTACATCACATCCTAGCATTCCAGGTTCCACCATGCTACTTCATTGAAGCCTAAGGCATTCAGATTTTACTTTCTCCACTTTGGACAATCTTCGGCATCGGCTTTTGTAACACCTTTGGCACTCATCTAACAAACCAGACCATTGGTAcacatgtacagtcgacgtcaaagatatatttcttcttcttcttcttcttgttaggggctatataaggctccaaagcctatgtatcactgcgaccatcgctgatctattgtgatcgccacctactacaactctcgatccaaacatgcaacttcaaatataatgtcatgtcatgtaaatgaacatacgtcagaaaaaggggcaaactacatggattaaatagtgtaaacatattttgggcacattgtgtgaaaatataaaactgtaatatatcacgtaaacaagtacttgtcacattacatggcaacttattttaatgtaaagatttttttgtaactttcaattgtaaatatatctttgacgtcgactgtaccttgCGATGCCCAATCAGCACTTTATGGGCTTTTTCCTTCTACCAGGCCTAAGATGCAGGAAATATACTACGTAATATTCTGGTCTTCGCAATACCGAAAAGGAGCATATTGACATTTTTGCTTGCTTGGAAAATAAAGACAATTTTAATTTGCCGGTACGTACCTGAAAGTGTGGACTAGATACGCATTTTGCTATCTGTCTGAAGAGGGGCTCCTgtattttcgcaaattgcgcagGCTCAATCACGTCTAATATCTCTTCTATCTCGCCCAAAAACATCACCTGAAACAAATGTTCACTAAAATATATTGTTTGCTAAATGTTGAGTAAGAAGAcggtaaaaagaaaaaaatgaacACGATATCGGGTCAGCAAACCAACCATTTAAATTTTCAATATACTTATTCAAAACAAGTCTTATTTTAGAATATTTAGACCCCCGGGAATTGAGGGGTTGTTCAtaaattgttcatagtaaaattgCCTCTAGGTAGGTTTGGAAAGGGTTTAATAAGTAttacaaaaaagcgtgtttggtgaatttaaatgcctaaaaatctggttttaaagagtgacacaggagaacgtaaccacagtataataaagagtactagcgtacagtatggacgctccctgcctcccgttgaaagtgccgcccacccgctctcggttacctcacagttaccctacaatgtcttatctcactcacacaagcatggtacgcgttcacctacacgagcttaggctgtgtgcgtaggaacgcgttcgtttcatacatttgatcgccagtgtccgaggtgtgacgtaaccatggcaacgagtgacaagaaaaagttgattcaccaaTAGTTATGAATGTTAGTTTACCTCCTTCTGTGAGCAGGTCTTGGGCCAGAACTTGAGCAGGCCGCGCATGACGGGCTCGGTGAGCGTGGCGTCCTTCTCTAGGAACTGCACCACGCAGTAGGCGAGCTGCGCGTGGTACAGCGACAGGCACTTCACCTTGTGCAGCGGGAGCAGCACCTTCACCAGGAACTGCTTGTGCTCGCTCTTCAGCGGCAGCGCGAAACCGTTGATTATACTGCACACACACAAGTATATAACAAATCACACTATCTGGAATGCTACGCGAATTGACAAATAGTTttactgggcattttccgcaagtcGACAACCCTGACAAgtagtttatttattcattgtttTTAAATGGATAACATTTCTTAATTAGCTAACACGTATAAGGCACTACTACACACACTTTATGATTCGcgaaaggttaatttttattttgagcAGCATTATAAGAACGCCATTGATATGGCACTGATAATAAATTATGATTATGGCGAGGAGTCTGCTTGTGAAGATATTGGAGTTTTCAAAAATACGACCTCCAAACTTTCAAGAAAAGAACGCACAATGCACCgatgttgcgggtgtccatgggcgatggaaatcgcttaccatcaggcgattcatctgctcgtttgcctctttTATCATAAAGAATAAAATACGCCACGGTATATTCAAGTCAAGTTATTACGCACTAACCTTCCCAATATTTCTAACAGTTCCCCGACACCGTTAAAGTGTTCGGTCTCGTAGACGAACCGCAGGAATATGTTGTTGATCTGTTTCCTGATGAAGGCGCGCAGCCCCAGGAACTTGCCGTAGATGCGGTGCAACACGGTCTTGAGGAAGTCGCGCTCGCGCGGGTCCTCCGAGTCGAACAGGTCTAGCAGCTGCAACAACAGACACGAGCTTCtctagtatagtttgtagctttctaatagagcccgaagcctaatcctattgtctattgttaagtaaaaccgctcgtgccacgtgccacaaccatcTGCATAAAAAagcggtacttcggttactgagtgccggcgagtcgaacgctacagaaccagtctaaaatgtgtcatcgagatgcgtaacaaaggcgcgttatcggagagctcacctacactggttttttgagcgttggactagcccgcgctcaggtgccaaatagaataattaggacccttttttgcaggtaagtagcacgtgcggttttactgaacaatagacaataggataagccttcgggctctactagaaagctacaaactataactacgaggggcggctgaaatattcgcggcctaagctagaaaaaaaagaaaaattaaaaaaaaaaaaactatgctacttttcccccgcctctttggcagtttaaatattgccgctatttaaaaaaaaaaattcgtttTTCGTTCTGTGCGCGGATATACTTAACAATGTCTGTCGAATGCGGAAATTTTGACAAATTTGAACACCGCGCGGTTATTAAGTATCTTGTAATAAAAGGAAAATCGCCTAAAGAGATTTTTGATGATATGACGGATACTCTCCATCATTTAAGCCCTTCGTAcactatgataaaaaaaatgggCTCGTTTATTTGAACAAGGACGAGAGAGCTGTGAAGATGACCCCCGCCATGGGCGGCCTGTCACGGTGGTCACTGACGaaaatgttgaaaaagtggAGAAATGTGTTCTGGCTGACAGAAGAATTAAAATCTGGCAGATAGCGGAGGAACTACAAATTAGTAAAGAAAGGGTAGGacacattttacatgaacgttTACACATGAAAAAAATAACTGCGCGCTGGGTACCAAAAATGCTGACACCGCTTGACAAAGAACGGCGACGTAAAAGTTGCAAAGAATTTTTGGACCTAGCTGAAGGGAATCTGGACGAAATTTGCAACCGAATCGTAACCGTAGATGAAACGTGGGTTCGCCAATACGATCCAGAATCAAAACAAGAGTCTATGCAATGGTTAAAAAAGGGCGAGAGGGCACCAAAGAAATTTAAAGTGGAAAAGTCAGCTTCGAAGCTTATGGCGACCGTGTTTTGGGACAGTGAAGGAGTTTTATTAGTTGATTATTTGCCAAAAGGGACCACAATGAACGGTCATTATTATGCAAATTTATTGATTCAAGCACGTGACGCAGTCGTCCAGAAGCGACGTGGGAAACTTAGCCATGGAGTGTTGTTTTTACAGGACAACGCACCAGTTCACACTTCCCGTGTTGCTAGGCAGGCACTAAAAGACACTGGTTTTGGAGAAATCAATCATCCACCCTACAGTCCGGACCTGGCTCCGAGCGACTATttccttttttcaaatttgaaaaaagactTACGTGGTCGCCGGTTTGCCGATGACAATCAGATCAAGGCTGCGGTAGAGAGCCATTTTGAAGCGAAGgaaaaagattattttttcggCGGTATTAAAGCATTGTTTGCTCGAAGCGAAAAGTGCTTATCACTCCATggggactatattgaaaaataaaaacatttattttaatactctctttcattttttttctaaggccgcgaacttttcagccgcccctcgtacATGGCACAGGCCTCTTCAAAGGGAAGAGAGTAGTACATGGTACAATAGGACTCGTAGTAGTGGTAGGGTGACCTATTTCAGGGGTCGGGAACTGGTATGCATCATTCGTCAGCTCTAAATCCTAGAGCTACGCGCAAGTATGTACATTTACAATGAAAGTCAG of Cydia amplana chromosome 17, ilCydAmpl1.1, whole genome shotgun sequence contains these proteins:
- the LOC134656134 gene encoding serine/threonine-protein phosphatase 2A 56 kDa regulatory subunit epsilon isoform — translated: MSSGTFVDRIDPFAKRSLKKKTKKSQGSSRYRNTQDVELQALPLLKDVPSSEQEELFIRKLRQCCVAFDFMDPVADLKGKEIKRATLNELVEYITGGRGVLTEPVYPEIIKMISANLFRTLPPSDNPDFDPEEDDPTLEASWPHLQLVYEFFLRFLESTDFQPTIGKKVIDQKFVLQLLDLFDSEDPRERDFLKTVLHRIYGKFLGLRAFIRKQINNIFLRFVYETEHFNGVGELLEILGSIINGFALPLKSEHKQFLVKVLLPLHKVKCLSLYHAQLAYCVVQFLEKDATLTEPVMRGLLKFWPKTCSQKEVMFLGEIEEILDVIEPAQFAKIQEPLFRQIAKCVSSPHFQVAERALYFWNNEYIMSLMEENNHVIMPIMFPSLYRMSKEHWNQTIVALVYNVLKTFMEMNSKLFDELTASYKAERQKEKKREKERDELWKRLGELEISSRGAAVAPAK